The Anolis carolinensis isolate JA03-04 chromosome 2, rAnoCar3.1.pri, whole genome shotgun sequence genome has a window encoding:
- the rab37 gene encoding ras-related protein Rab-37 isoform X7 translates to MDNKVVTVDGVKVKLQIWDTAGQERFRSVTHAYYRDAQALLLLYDITSRMSFDNIRAWLTEIHEYAQRDVVIMLLGNKADVSSERVVRTEDGEALAREYGVPFMETSAKTGMNVELAFLAIAKELKQRALFQPEEPRFQIHDYIESQKKRSSCCAFL, encoded by the exons ATGGAT AACAAAGTAGTGACAGTGGATGGCGTTAAAGTGAAATTACAG ATCTGGGACACTGCAGGCCAGGAGAGGTTCCGGAGCGTGACTCATGCTTACTATCGAGATGCACAAG CACTTCTCCTTCTTTACGATATCACCAGCAGAATGTCTTTTGACAATATTCGG GCCTGGCTCACAGAGATCCATGAATATGCACAAAGAGATGTGGTAATTATGTTGTTAGGCAATAAG GCTGATGTGAGCAGTGAAAGGGTCGTAAGGACAGAAGATGGGGAAGCACTAGCCCGG GAGTATGGAGTGCCTTTCATGGAGACCAGTGCAAAGACGGGTATGAATGTGGAACTGGCTTTTCTGGCCATTGCAAA GGAACTCAAACAACGAGCTCTCTTTCAGCCAGAAGAGCCCCGGTTCCAAATCCATGACTACATAGAGTCACAGAAGAAGCGGAGCAGTTGCTGTGCCTTCCTTTGA